From a region of the Osmia lignaria lignaria isolate PbOS001 chromosome 1, iyOsmLign1, whole genome shotgun sequence genome:
- the cos gene encoding kinesin-like protein costa — protein sequence MMHYSPWIHHQMMLDNHQCYVPYVSTVPSYPQNNHEQQHVMEDENEQTADETHDTMTSATSGKGSSNADIFRLEFAAAQWSKLVSNAEGLFNKLMTSNILPHTEQDQIEQWLCMKQEYEECIANDDAGSLHGYNENARRSLERIEEVTETDEKTDESVHKMERKIDINCLSSSEGELSETNDDDDVDVDDEDDDEEEDEDEDHSDVSSENPDFLEKLDECMNKLKIETDRIVDSKKDEFRRTDIELLSSITRSMNTNNNYVSAIKPVPLRNPNSRRNSMLPGSEMCNEVLAFNDSLKPNHNQILNNKTLELINTKILDNREPETIINDNVPIHNDNSPDLLIDALKTTEVPEPIKELKTLALNNEVKQTQVKKIQSDLDGAHKRIEELQTTIKIKERFIADMIKNSDARASAKQKFQRKWSKLEEEYYNTRTQLAQAENASIYKDSEEKSAHKKEIELYKNMAIHYEKRLMDIEMIKQIAGDSAKKVLELEGSLNTSKKQMEKLKKQLKKEEERKKQLEEELAGDQKKIRELEEKYNLTASKLKEMQSESEDEKNNKSRTDYSDKKKNLLDVSARISHLDHVLKEKSMDLERTADIDEKEALRHEIRNLRRTRDCLVDEKCDLDEKFQKEKTLSTVEERKLLECGETIEAIDAMIEHKNEMICGRKGFDENQSQREKGERMLMERLAKLSDGEMRTLFYKYFLKVIDLKESSKNLEVQTAELENHIETQEWQIQTLTNALKQTKLEAERRIVLMQREHEEKLHLMFRHFAEETSSSGHERLDKDSELAKYKRENKTLKKRLADVEALLKGPTPPRTASPAKISQQGKQVPPSSRPTTKVTRQRNKLIIQKTTDCDKKKK from the coding sequence ATGATGCATTATTCACCTTGGATCCATCATCAAATGATGTTGGACAATCATCAATGCTATGTACCTTATGTATCTACCGTGCCATCGTATCCACAAAACAATCATGAGCAGCAGCATGTCATGGAAGATGAAAATGAACAAACTGCAGATGAAACTCATGATACAATGACCAGTGCTACATCGGGAAAAGGCAGCTCGAATGCTGATATATTTAGATTAGAATTTGCTGCAGCACAATGGTCAAAACTAGTCTCTAATGCTGAGGGTCTTTTTAATAAGCTCATGACAAGTAACATTCTACCTCACACGGAACAAGATCAAATTGAACAGTGGCTTTGCATGAAACAAGAATACGAAGAATGCATTGCTAATGATGATGCAGGTAGTTTACATGGATACAATGAAAATGCAAGGAGATCGTTAGAAAGAATTGAGGAAGTCACAGAAACAGATGAAAAGACAgatgaatctgtacataaaATGGAAAGAAAGATTGATATCAATTGTTTATCCAGTTCTGAAGGTGAACTGTCTGAAACTAATGACGATGATGATGTTGATGTTGATGATGAggatgatgatgaagaagaagatgaagatgaagatcACAGCGATGTGAGCTCAGAAAATCCAGACTTCCTAGAAAAATTAGACGAATGTATGAATAAACTTAAAATAGAAACAGATAGAATAGTTGATTCTAAAAAGGATGAATTTAGAAGAACAGATATTGAACTCCTTTCATCTATAACAAGATCTAtgaatactaataataattatgtatcTGCAATCAAACCTGTTCCCCTTAGAAATCCGAATTCAAGAAGGAATTCAATGCTTCCTGGCTCGGAAATGTGTAACGAAGTATTAGCTTTTAATGACAGTCTTAAACCTAATCACAATcaaatattgaataataaaacattAGAGCTGATTAATACGAAAATCTTAGATAATCGTGAACCTGAAACAATAATCAATGATAACGTTCCAATTCATAATGATAATTCGCCGGATTTATTAATCGATGCTCTTAAAACAACTGAAGTACCGGAACCGATAAAGGAATTGAAAACCTTAGCATTAAACAATGAAGTAAAACAAACGCAGGTGAAGAAAATTCAGTCTGATCTTGACGGTGCCCATAAGCGTATAGAAGAGCTTCAAACGACGATTAAAATCAAAGAACGATTCATCGCGGATATGATAAAGAATTCCGATGCGCGTGCCAGCGCGAAACAGAAATTTCAACGTAAATGGAGCAAATTAGAAGAGGAATATTACAATACAAGGACTCAATTAGCTCAAGCGGAAAATGCGTCTATTTACAAGGACTCCGAGGAGAAATCTGCCCATAAGAAAGAAATTGAACTGTACAAAAATATGGCAATTCATTATGAAAAGAGATTAATGGACATTGAAATGATAAAGCAGATCGCTGGTGATTCGGCTAAGAAGGTCTTAGAACTCGAAGGTTCCTTGAACACTTCTAAGAAACAAATGGAGAAGCTGAAGAAACAAttgaagaaagaggaagaacgtAAGAAGCAATTGGAGGAGGAACTTGCAGGGGATCAAAAGAAAATTCGTGAACTGGAAGAGAAGTATAATTTAACTGCTtctaaattgaaagaaatgcaGTCCGAGAGTGAAGATGAAAAGAACAATAAATCAAGGACAGATTACTCtgataaaaagaagaatctACTGGATGTTAGCGCTAGAATATCGCATCTTGATCACGTTTTGAAAGAGAAGTCGATGGATCTCGAGAGGACAGCGGACATAGATGAAAAAGAGGCGTTGCGACATGAGATTCGAAATTTAAGACGCACCAGGGATTGTTTAGTAGATGAGAAATGCGATCTGGATGAGAAATTTCAAAAGGAGAAAACTTTGTCAACGGTAGAGGAGCGGAAATTATTAGAATGCGGAGAGACTATCGAAGCTATCGATGCCATGATCGAGCACAAAAACGAAATGATCTGCGGGAGAAAGGGTTTCGACGAGAATCAGTCACAACGAGAAAAAGGGGAAAGAATGCTGATGGAAAGACTGGCGAAACTTTCGGACGGTGAAATGAGAACATTGTTCTACAAGTATTTCTTGAAAGTGATCGATTTGAAAGAGAGCTCGAAGAATTTGGAGGTTCAAACGGCAGAATTGGAGAATCATATAGAAACTCAGGAATGGCAGATACAAACGTTGACGAACGCTTTGAAACAAACCAAACTTGAAGCTGAGAGAAGAATAGTTTTGATGCAGAGGGAACACGAGGAGAAGTTGCACCTCATGTTCAGACACTTTGCGGAGGAGACAAGTAGCTCTGGTCACGAGAGATTAGACAAGGATTCGGAGCTCGCCAAATATAAACGTGAAAACAAAACGTTAAAGAAACGATTGGCAGATGTTGAGGCTCTACTGAAGGGTCCAACACCACCGCGCACAGCTAGTCCGGCAAAAATATCTCAGCAAGGAAAACAAGTTCCTCCGAGCAGTCGTCCGACAACCAAAGTAACCAGACAGCGGAATAAACTCATAATACAGAAAACCACTGACTgcgataaaaagaagaaatga
- the LOC143305309 gene encoding odorant receptor Or1-like, with protein MFVQMLSSTSIICLTGFQAVVVGGQSSDILKFGVYLSAAVSQLLYICWIGNELSYSSSVLDRGQWLSDWHHEHLPDVVRMFTLSTMFTRQSITLKAGVFYVLSLETFIAIVRRSYSVYTLLNNMQSTDL; from the exons ATGTTCGTTCAGATGCTCTCGAGTACTTCAATCATTTGCCTGACTGGTTTCCAGGCTGTCGTG GTCGGAGGTCAGAGCTCGGACATTTTGAAGTTCGGTGTATACCTAAGTGCGGCTGTATCTCAGCTTTTGTATATCTGTTGGATCGGAAACGAGCTGAGCTATTCG AGCTCGGTGCTGGACAGGGGTCAGTGGCTCTCGGATTGGCATCACGAACATTTGCCCGACGTCGTACGAATGTTCACATTGTCCACGATGTTCACCAGACAGTCGATTACTTTAAAAGCTGGCGTATTTTACGTGTTATCTCTGGAAACGTTCATCGCG ATTGTAAGGAGATCTTATTCGGTATACACTTTACTGAACAACATGCAGTCGACGGATCTTTGA